In Equus caballus isolate H_3958 breed thoroughbred chromosome 26, TB-T2T, whole genome shotgun sequence, the following are encoded in one genomic region:
- the KCNJ15 gene encoding ATP-sensitive inward rectifier potassium channel 15 isoform X1, whose product MVARWVKGSEDVPPALKKTPSDLLSGPKSLTMDAMHINMSSAPLVKHTAGAGLKTNRPRVMSKSGHSNVRIDKVDGIYLLYLQDLWTTVIDMKWRYKLTLFAATFVMTWFLFGVIYYAIAFIHGDLEPSERISNHTPCIMKVDSLTGAFLFSLESQTTIGYGVRSITEECPHAIFLLVAQLVITTLIEIFITGTFLAKIARPKKRAETIKFSHCAVITKQNGKLCLVIQVANMRKSLLIQCQLSGKLLQTHVTKEGERILLNQATVKFHVDSSSESPFLILPMTFYHVLDETSPLRDLTPQNLKEKEFELVVLLNATVESTSAVCQSRTSYIPEEIYWGFEFVPVVSLSKTGKYVADFSQFEQIRKSPDCTFYCADAEKQKLEEKYRQEDQRERELRTLLLQQSNV is encoded by the exons ATGGTAGCCAGGTGGGTGAAGGGGAGCGAGGACGTCCCACCTGCCTTGAAGAAGACGCCTTCTGACCTGCTGA GTGGTCCCAAGAGCCTGACGATGGACGCCATGCACATCAACATGTCCAGTGCTCCTCTGGTGAAGCACACTGCTGGAGCTGGACTCAAGACCAACAGGCCCCGAGTCATGTCCAAGAGTGGACACAGCAACGTGAGAATCGACAAGGTGGATGGCATCTACTTACTCTACCTTCAAGACTTGTGGACGACCGTGATCGACATGAAGTGGAGGTACAAGCTCACCCTCTTTGCAGCCACCTTTGTGATGACCTGGTTCCTGTTCGGAGTAATCTATTACGCCATTGCATTTATTCACGGGGACTTAGAGCCCAGTGAGCGTATTTCAAATCACACCCCCTGCATCATGAAAGTGGACTCTCTCACAGGGGCATTTCTCTTTTCCCTGGAATCCCAGACAACCATTGGCTATGGAGTTCGCTCCATCACGGAGGAATGTCCTCATGCCATTTTCCTGTTGGTCGCTCAGTTGGTCATCACGACCTTGATTGAGATCTTCATCACGGGCACCTTCCTGGCAAAAATCGCCAGACCCAAAAAGCGGGCAGAGACCATCAAGTTCAGCCACTGTGCTGTCATCACCAAGCAGAACGGGAAGCTGTGCTTGGTGATCCAGGTGGCCAACATGAGGAAGAGTCTCCTGATTCAGTGCCAGCTCTCCGGGAAGCTCCTCCAGACCCACGTCACCAAGGAGGGGGAGAGGATCCTCCTGAACCAAGCCACCGTCAAATTCCACGTGGACTCTTCTTCGGAGAGCCCCTTCCTCATTTTGCCCATGACCTTCTACCATGTGCTGGACGAGACGAGCCCCCTGAGAGATCTCACACCGCAGAACCTGAAGGAGAAGGAGTTCGAACTGGTGGTCCTCCTGAACGCCACTGTGGAATCCACCAGCGCCGTCTGCCAGAGCCGCACATCATACATCCCAGAAGAGATCTACTGGGGTTTTGAGTTTGTGCCTGTGGTTTCTCTCTCCAAAACCGGAAAGTATGTGGCTGACTTTAGTCAGTTCGAACAGATCCGGAAGAGCCCGGACTGCACCTTTTATTGCGCAGATGCTGAGAAGCAGAAACTTGAGGAGAAGTACAGGCAGGAGgaccagagggaaagagaactGAGGACCCTTTTGTTACAGCAGAGCAACGTCTGA
- the KCNJ15 gene encoding ATP-sensitive inward rectifier potassium channel 15 isoform X2, with amino-acid sequence MDAMHINMSSAPLVKHTAGAGLKTNRPRVMSKSGHSNVRIDKVDGIYLLYLQDLWTTVIDMKWRYKLTLFAATFVMTWFLFGVIYYAIAFIHGDLEPSERISNHTPCIMKVDSLTGAFLFSLESQTTIGYGVRSITEECPHAIFLLVAQLVITTLIEIFITGTFLAKIARPKKRAETIKFSHCAVITKQNGKLCLVIQVANMRKSLLIQCQLSGKLLQTHVTKEGERILLNQATVKFHVDSSSESPFLILPMTFYHVLDETSPLRDLTPQNLKEKEFELVVLLNATVESTSAVCQSRTSYIPEEIYWGFEFVPVVSLSKTGKYVADFSQFEQIRKSPDCTFYCADAEKQKLEEKYRQEDQRERELRTLLLQQSNV; translated from the coding sequence ATGGACGCCATGCACATCAACATGTCCAGTGCTCCTCTGGTGAAGCACACTGCTGGAGCTGGACTCAAGACCAACAGGCCCCGAGTCATGTCCAAGAGTGGACACAGCAACGTGAGAATCGACAAGGTGGATGGCATCTACTTACTCTACCTTCAAGACTTGTGGACGACCGTGATCGACATGAAGTGGAGGTACAAGCTCACCCTCTTTGCAGCCACCTTTGTGATGACCTGGTTCCTGTTCGGAGTAATCTATTACGCCATTGCATTTATTCACGGGGACTTAGAGCCCAGTGAGCGTATTTCAAATCACACCCCCTGCATCATGAAAGTGGACTCTCTCACAGGGGCATTTCTCTTTTCCCTGGAATCCCAGACAACCATTGGCTATGGAGTTCGCTCCATCACGGAGGAATGTCCTCATGCCATTTTCCTGTTGGTCGCTCAGTTGGTCATCACGACCTTGATTGAGATCTTCATCACGGGCACCTTCCTGGCAAAAATCGCCAGACCCAAAAAGCGGGCAGAGACCATCAAGTTCAGCCACTGTGCTGTCATCACCAAGCAGAACGGGAAGCTGTGCTTGGTGATCCAGGTGGCCAACATGAGGAAGAGTCTCCTGATTCAGTGCCAGCTCTCCGGGAAGCTCCTCCAGACCCACGTCACCAAGGAGGGGGAGAGGATCCTCCTGAACCAAGCCACCGTCAAATTCCACGTGGACTCTTCTTCGGAGAGCCCCTTCCTCATTTTGCCCATGACCTTCTACCATGTGCTGGACGAGACGAGCCCCCTGAGAGATCTCACACCGCAGAACCTGAAGGAGAAGGAGTTCGAACTGGTGGTCCTCCTGAACGCCACTGTGGAATCCACCAGCGCCGTCTGCCAGAGCCGCACATCATACATCCCAGAAGAGATCTACTGGGGTTTTGAGTTTGTGCCTGTGGTTTCTCTCTCCAAAACCGGAAAGTATGTGGCTGACTTTAGTCAGTTCGAACAGATCCGGAAGAGCCCGGACTGCACCTTTTATTGCGCAGATGCTGAGAAGCAGAAACTTGAGGAGAAGTACAGGCAGGAGgaccagagggaaagagaactGAGGACCCTTTTGTTACAGCAGAGCAACGTCTGA